A window from Corvus cornix cornix isolate S_Up_H32 chromosome 8, ASM73873v5, whole genome shotgun sequence encodes these proteins:
- the LEPROT gene encoding leptin receptor gene-related protein: protein MAGVKALVALSFSGAIGLTFLMLGCALEYYGVYWPLFVLIFYFICPIPHFIAKRVSDDSDAASSACRELAYFFTTGIVVSAFGFPIILARVEAIKWGACGLVLAGNAVIFLTILGFFLVFGRGDDFSWEQW from the exons ATGGCGGGCGTGAAAG CTCTCGTGGCCCTTTCCTTCAGCGGAGCCATCGGGCTGACGTTCCTCATGCTGGGCTGCGCCCTGGAGTACTACGG tgtGTACTGGCCTCTGTTTGTgttaatattttacttcatCTGCCCCATTCCCCACTTCATTGCCAAGAGGGTCAGTGATGACAGTgatgcagccagcagtgcctgcagggagctggccTATTTCTTCACCACAGGAATTGTTGTCTCTGCCTTTGGATTTCCTATCATCCTTGCTCGGGTGGAAGCA ATCAAATGGGGAGCCTGTGGCCTGGTGCTGGCTGGCAATGCAGTCATTTTCCTTACTATTTTAGgctttttccttgtgtttggCAGAGGAGATGACTTTAGCTGGGAGCAGTGGTAG